In one window of Bacteroidota bacterium DNA:
- a CDS encoding T9SS type A sorting domain-containing protein, producing MKKIFCLLYIIPFLLFISSCFAQSQTPAWLFPIMFKDYNGERDTIYIGYDRNASLNLDTIFGEKPIKIDTSKFNSVFFFWGGQDSAVKTIVWDSTYLTAGNSISFLKGKMPLTMYWYDTLFYSDSLPFPNLSPKPRGRGNLTCGGSICPSGNDIILTDMPGSLPFVPNFTFSDSIVFPGDSTQSGISVNMSLRILPFNSLDNGTGIAELFEENDFNIFPNPTTDIVIIQPHQQVQYSYSIINVLGEIIANSAIINKEARVDISNLSDGLYLIQLKGSHFTVTRKLLKVNNF from the coding sequence ATGAAAAAAATATTCTGTTTGCTTTATATAATCCCTTTTCTTCTTTTTATTTCTTCTTGTTTCGCACAGTCGCAAACTCCTGCATGGCTCTTTCCTATAATGTTTAAAGATTACAACGGTGAAAGAGACACTATTTATATTGGTTATGATCGTAATGCAAGTTTAAATTTAGATACAATATTTGGCGAGAAACCTATTAAGATAGACACATCGAAATTTAATTCTGTATTCTTTTTTTGGGGGGGACAAGATTCTGCTGTTAAAACTATTGTTTGGGATTCTACTTATCTGACTGCTGGAAATTCTATTTCCTTTTTGAAAGGGAAAATGCCCCTCACAATGTACTGGTACGATACTTTATTTTATAGTGACAGTTTGCCCTTCCCAAACTTATCTCCTAAGCCAAGAGGAAGAGGGAATCTAACATGCGGGGGATCTATTTGTCCTAGTGGTAACGATATTATCTTAACGGATATGCCGGGTAGTTTACCTTTTGTGCCTAATTTCACTTTTTCCGACAGCATAGTATTCCCGGGAGACAGCACCCAATCAGGCATATCAGTAAATATGTCTTTGAGAATTTTACCTTTTAATAGTTTAGATAATGGAACAGGTATTGCAGAACTTTTTGAAGAAAATGATTTTAATATTTTTCCAAATCCTACTACGGATATCGTTATAATCCAACCGCATCAGCAAGTGCAATATAGTTACAGCATAATAAATGTGCTTGGAGAAATTATAGCGAACAGTGCTATTATCAATAAGGAGGCAAGAGTGGATATTTCTAATTTATCGGATGGATTGTATCTTATTCAACTCAAGGGAAGTCACTTTACAGTTACGCGAAAACTTCTCAAGGTAAATAACTTTTAA